One genomic segment of Clostridium estertheticum subsp. estertheticum includes these proteins:
- the gap gene encoding type I glyceraldehyde-3-phosphate dehydrogenase — protein sequence MVKVGINGFGRIGRNVFNALVKNYSTELEVVGINDLTDAATLAHLLKYDSLYGKFDGTVEAKENSIVVNGKEIKIFAEREPKNIDWSSLGVEIVLESTGFFTDATKANAHLGVSVKKVLISAPAKNEDITIVMGVNEEKYDSSKHNIISNASCTTNCLAPFAKILDKEFTIVKGLMTTIHSYTGDQRLLDAPHNDMRRARAATLSMIPTTTGAAKAVALVLPQLKGKLNGFSLRVPTPTVSCTDLVCEVSRDVTVEEVNAAFKKASENEMKGILGYCEEPLVSIDYKGDERSSIVDAMSTMVIEGNMVKVVSWYDNEAGYSNRLADLTKFVADKL from the coding sequence ATGGTAAAAGTAGGAATTAATGGATTTGGAAGAATAGGAAGAAACGTATTTAACGCATTAGTAAAAAATTATTCAACAGAGTTAGAAGTAGTAGGAATCAATGATTTAACAGATGCTGCTACACTAGCACATCTTTTAAAATATGATTCACTTTACGGAAAATTTGACGGAACTGTAGAAGCTAAAGAAAATTCTATAGTTGTTAACGGAAAAGAAATTAAAATATTCGCTGAAAGAGAACCTAAAAACATTGATTGGAGTTCACTTGGAGTAGAAATCGTACTTGAATCAACTGGATTCTTTACAGATGCTACTAAAGCAAATGCTCATTTAGGAGTTAGTGTTAAAAAAGTTCTTATATCTGCACCAGCTAAAAATGAAGATATAACAATAGTTATGGGTGTTAATGAAGAAAAATATGATTCATCAAAACATAACATAATATCTAATGCATCATGTACTACTAATTGTTTAGCACCATTTGCTAAAATATTAGACAAAGAATTTACAATAGTTAAAGGTTTAATGACTACAATTCATTCATATACTGGAGATCAAAGATTATTAGACGCTCCTCATAATGATATGAGACGTGCAAGAGCTGCTACATTATCAATGATTCCAACTACAACAGGTGCAGCTAAAGCAGTAGCATTAGTTTTACCACAATTAAAAGGAAAATTAAACGGATTCTCATTAAGAGTTCCAACTCCAACAGTTTCATGTACAGATTTAGTATGTGAAGTTTCAAGAGATGTTACTGTAGAAGAAGTAAATGCAGCATTTAAGAAAGCTTCTGAAAATGAAATGAAGGGTATTCTTGGATACTGTGAAGAACCATTAGTTTCAATAGATTACAAAGGAGACGAAAGATCTTCTATCGTTGATGCAATGTCAACAATGGTTATTGAAGGAAACATGGTTAAAGTAGTTTCATGGTATGATAATGAAGCAGGTTATTCTAATAGATTAGCTGATTTAACTAAATTTGTTGCAGATAAACTATAA
- a CDS encoding sugar-binding transcriptional regulator, translating into MENILKLEQKIVPELIELLEKRHDILRTICYNQPIGRRILSDHMCISERIVRNEINFLKSQNLIEVNALGMFITSDGEEIIHQLKEFIHEIKGLSKIEKSIEKHLKLKQVIIVPGDVEIDKSVLKELGKAAANYAMDVIEDNSIIALTGGTTVKEVVDSFPKNNKYKNILVLPARGGMARNVEMQANTLVARLADRIGGNYELLHVPDNLSNAALETILNEKEIKNIIDKIRSADILLYGIGIAKDMALKRGIPQKKIRELEELGAVGEAFGQYYNELGEILYSTPTIMVKNEDVKHGKILIAVAAGKNKARAIIATEINRSSTVLIIDEAAAQKIINILEKRE; encoded by the coding sequence GTGGAGAATATTTTAAAGTTAGAACAGAAAATAGTGCCTGAATTGATAGAACTTCTTGAAAAACGGCATGATATATTAAGAACGATATGTTATAATCAACCTATAGGACGTAGAATTTTATCAGATCATATGTGTATTAGCGAGAGAATAGTAAGAAATGAAATAAATTTTCTGAAGTCTCAGAACTTAATTGAAGTTAATGCATTGGGTATGTTTATAACATCTGATGGAGAAGAAATTATACATCAGTTAAAGGAATTTATTCATGAAATCAAAGGATTATCTAAAATTGAGAAATCTATTGAAAAACACTTGAAGCTTAAGCAAGTTATAATTGTTCCTGGAGATGTAGAAATAGATAAAAGTGTTCTTAAAGAACTAGGGAAGGCAGCAGCAAATTATGCTATGGATGTCATTGAAGATAATAGTATAATTGCATTGACCGGTGGAACTACTGTGAAAGAAGTTGTAGATAGTTTTCCTAAAAACAATAAATACAAAAACATCTTGGTGCTTCCAGCTAGAGGTGGTATGGCGAGAAATGTAGAAATGCAAGCTAATACTTTGGTTGCAAGGCTAGCAGATAGAATTGGTGGAAATTACGAATTACTACATGTACCTGACAATTTAAGCAACGCGGCACTAGAAACCATATTAAATGAAAAAGAAATAAAAAATATAATTGATAAAATTCGAAGTGCTGATATTCTTCTTTATGGTATAGGTATCGCAAAAGATATGGCTCTTAAAAGGGGAATACCACAAAAAAAAATTAGAGAACTTGAAGAATTGGGTGCAGTAGGTGAAGCATTTGGTCAATATTATAATGAATTAGGTGAGATACTTTATTCCACACCTACTATTATGGTAAAAAATGAAGATGTTAAACATGGAAAAATACTAATTGCAGTAGCAGCAGGAAAGAATAAAGCTAGAGCAATTATTGCCACTGAAATCAACCGTTCTAGTACTGTTTTGATAATTGATGAAGCGGCTGCACAAAAAATTATAAATATTTTAGAAAAAAGAGAGTAA
- the rpoN gene encoding RNA polymerase factor sigma-54 yields MNFGLNLVQEQKLIMTQEMQMSVKLLQMSAQELGQYVNKEMQENPVLEEKDLQNSKSNDYDVNDYKEIIKYLDKDGYKVKNNATRNDGDEVSPFYYIAEEKSLKDYIKQQIGELTQKSDILSICKYMAENLDDKGYLSASLPDICKELGISNKKAEIALSIFQSLDPEGIGARNLRECLIIQLYNLGMDDENICKIINDYLELLAENKYSEIAKKLKINISDVQKYGDIIKNLEPKPSRGFYTGETVKYVVPDAYINKIDDQYVISMNEDVLPKLNINNLYKEIIKDEKDTEAVEYVKDKLNSAMFLIKSIEQRKNTVYRVLEEILEVQREYFDRGVEYLKPMTLKIIANNLEMHESTISRAIREKYVSINDGKVVKIKDFFTNGITSGIGGEDISTINIKKNIKELVESEDTKKPMSDQSICNRLNAEGVNISRRTVAKYREELEIKSSNKRKRF; encoded by the coding sequence ATTAATTTTGGCTTAAACCTGGTCCAAGAACAAAAATTAATAATGACGCAAGAAATGCAAATGTCTGTGAAACTTCTTCAAATGTCAGCACAAGAGCTTGGTCAGTATGTTAATAAGGAAATGCAAGAGAATCCAGTGCTAGAGGAAAAAGATTTGCAAAACAGCAAAAGTAATGACTATGATGTTAATGATTATAAAGAAATAATTAAATACCTTGATAAAGATGGATATAAAGTAAAAAATAATGCAACAAGGAATGATGGTGATGAAGTTTCTCCATTTTACTATATTGCAGAGGAAAAATCTCTTAAAGATTATATTAAGCAGCAAATAGGTGAACTTACCCAGAAAAGCGATATTTTAAGTATATGTAAATACATGGCAGAAAACTTAGATGATAAGGGTTATTTATCAGCAAGTCTACCTGACATATGTAAAGAACTTGGAATATCAAATAAAAAGGCAGAAATAGCTCTTTCAATTTTTCAATCTTTAGATCCTGAAGGTATAGGAGCTAGAAATCTAAGAGAGTGTTTAATAATTCAATTGTATAATCTAGGGATGGATGATGAAAACATCTGTAAAATAATAAATGATTATTTGGAACTACTCGCAGAAAATAAGTATAGTGAGATAGCAAAAAAATTAAAAATTAACATAAGTGACGTCCAAAAATATGGAGATATAATAAAAAATTTAGAACCTAAACCATCAAGAGGGTTTTATACGGGCGAGACTGTTAAATATGTTGTACCGGATGCTTATATTAATAAAATTGATGATCAATATGTTATTTCTATGAATGAAGATGTACTTCCTAAATTAAATATAAATAATTTGTATAAAGAAATAATTAAAGATGAAAAAGATACAGAAGCCGTAGAATATGTAAAAGATAAGCTTAATAGCGCGATGTTTCTTATAAAAAGTATTGAACAAAGGAAAAACACTGTGTATAGAGTTTTAGAAGAAATATTAGAAGTTCAAAGGGAATATTTTGATAGAGGCGTTGAATATCTAAAACCAATGACGCTTAAAATAATAGCTAACAATTTAGAGATGCATGAATCTACCATAAGCCGTGCAATTAGAGAAAAATATGTAAGTATAAATGATGGTAAAGTCGTTAAAATAAAAGATTTTTTTACTAATGGAATAACATCAGGTATAGGCGGAGAGGATATATCTACAATTAATATTAAAAAGAACATTAAGGAACTGGTAGAGAGCGAGGATACAAAAAAACCAATGTCTGATCAAAGTATTTGTAATCGGTTAAATGCTGAAGGGGTAAATATCTCTAGAAGAACAGTAGCAAAATATCGCGAAGAACTTGAAATTAAAAGCTCAAATAAACGTAAAAGATTTTAA
- the trxB gene encoding thioredoxin-disulfide reductase → MEHIYDTIIIGGGPAGLSAGLYASRSRMDTLIIERAEFGGQVATTNEIDNYPGSIENCTGATLSKRMKEQAEEFGTQFAMEEVLEVELEGDIKVIKCKDKTYKTKTIIIASGAFPRLSGFKNETELRGKGVSYCATCDADFFEDLDIAVLGGGDSAISEAIYLSKFGKTVTVIHRRSELRAAKSLQEKAFKNPKIKFVWDTVVEEAKGKEMLESLVLKNVKTGELSELKADGCFVFVGYLPISELYKGKITMNERGDVITDENMRTNIPGVYAAGDIRVKLLRQVITASADGAIAATHAEHYIENKS, encoded by the coding sequence ATGGAACATATTTATGATACTATAATTATTGGTGGGGGACCTGCAGGATTATCTGCTGGGCTATATGCATCAAGATCAAGAATGGATACTTTAATAATAGAAAGAGCAGAGTTTGGTGGACAGGTAGCTACAACTAATGAAATTGATAACTACCCAGGATCCATTGAAAATTGTACAGGAGCAACACTCAGCAAACGCATGAAAGAGCAAGCAGAAGAGTTTGGAACACAATTTGCAATGGAAGAGGTATTGGAAGTTGAACTTGAAGGTGATATTAAAGTAATCAAATGCAAGGATAAAACTTATAAAACTAAGACTATTATAATAGCATCAGGAGCGTTCCCTAGACTTAGTGGGTTTAAGAATGAAACAGAACTGAGAGGTAAGGGCGTTTCTTATTGTGCAACTTGTGATGCTGATTTTTTTGAAGATTTAGACATTGCGGTGTTAGGAGGAGGAGATTCAGCTATATCTGAAGCTATATACCTTTCTAAGTTTGGGAAAACTGTTACCGTAATACATAGAAGAAGTGAGCTCAGGGCTGCTAAGTCACTTCAAGAAAAAGCTTTCAAAAACCCGAAAATAAAGTTTGTTTGGGATACCGTAGTTGAGGAAGCCAAAGGTAAAGAAATGTTAGAAAGTTTAGTACTTAAAAATGTTAAAACTGGTGAACTTAGTGAATTAAAAGCAGATGGATGTTTTGTGTTCGTAGGATATCTTCCAATATCTGAATTGTATAAAGGGAAAATTACTATGAATGAGCGTGGTGATGTTATCACTGATGAGAATATGAGAACTAATATACCGGGAGTATATGCAGCAGGTGACATAAGAGTGAAGTTATTAAGACAAGTAATTACAGCCTCCGCAGATGGTGCAATAGCGGCTACCCATGCTGAACATTACATTGAAAACAAATCATAA
- a CDS encoding tRNA (cytidine(34)-2'-O)-methyltransferase — protein MNLNIVLFQPEIPQNTGNIGRTCVLTDCKLHLVKPLGFSLEEKQLKRAGLDYWPYLDLELHDSYEELRVKYKNSTFYFSTTKASNFYTDVEYKDGDFIVFGRESSGLPDSVRGSDPKRCIKVPMISSTTRSLNLSNTVAIVAYEALRQIGFKGMR, from the coding sequence ATGAATTTAAATATAGTATTATTTCAACCTGAAATTCCACAAAACACTGGTAATATAGGAAGGACATGCGTGTTAACAGATTGCAAACTTCATCTTGTAAAACCTTTGGGATTTAGTTTAGAGGAGAAACAACTTAAAAGAGCAGGATTAGATTATTGGCCTTATTTAGATTTAGAGTTGCACGATTCATACGAAGAATTACGCGTAAAATATAAGAATTCAACTTTTTATTTTTCTACAACAAAGGCATCGAATTTCTACACAGACGTAGAATATAAAGATGGAGATTTTATAGTGTTTGGAAGAGAGTCGTCAGGACTTCCAGATAGTGTTCGTGGTAGCGACCCTAAGAGATGTATAAAAGTACCTATGATAAGCAGTACAACTAGGTCGCTTAATCTTTCAAACACAGTAGCTATTGTTGCATATGAGGCACTTAGACAGATAGGGTTTAAAGGCATGAGGTAA
- a CDS encoding MutS-related protein: MINKYLGSIRKDYNKDADKTRNIDKAKKFFTMRERSEYTLDDQTWDDLDMNKVYEKLDRSYSSPGEASLYSMLRNPLMKEDKLKERGKLIQSIKENTKLRETLQCIFFELNSDTKNSFLDMIETDLIINKTKYYVYSILGKVIPAIAILLAIFASPKYMILLFAIGSINMIINSTEVRAIKSNGIFYLQKNIKAAKKIASINDKEIVYYKDKIKTLLKGMKDIDLSTKTIGIINMWGGVFEFISVIFLLEETTYYSISHKIKREKERLMDLYYIVGELEALISISGYEHNLKEQCTKPKFTKTISLNIKDGVHPLIENAVPNSINIKKGGIVLTGTNMAGKSTFLRMMGVNIILAQSFNFALAKDYEAPFFNIVSSISPNDDLTKGKSFFMAEVESIQRIIKALEKDAPVFCPIDEIFRGTNPIEKISMSAAILTYINNGKSISIVATHDRELVDILKENYEFYYFSEKVDNHKGLSFDYKIKKGVSQTRNAIKLLEYMHYPKAITDAAYKRAETIEK; encoded by the coding sequence ATGATTAACAAATATTTAGGATCAATAAGAAAAGATTATAATAAAGATGCGGATAAGACAAGAAACATTGATAAGGCTAAGAAGTTTTTTACCATGCGTGAAAGGAGTGAATACACATTAGACGATCAGACCTGGGATGATTTAGATATGAATAAGGTGTATGAAAAGCTGGATAGATCATATAGCAGTCCTGGAGAAGCGTCTTTATACTCAATGCTTAGAAATCCGCTAATGAAGGAAGATAAGCTAAAAGAAAGAGGAAAATTGATTCAGTCTATTAAAGAAAACACGAAGCTTCGAGAAACTCTTCAGTGTATTTTTTTTGAATTAAATAGTGATACTAAAAATAGTTTTTTAGATATGATTGAAACTGACCTTATCATAAATAAAACTAAATATTATGTGTACAGCATTCTAGGTAAGGTAATACCAGCAATAGCGATTTTACTTGCAATATTTGCAAGTCCTAAATATATGATATTATTATTTGCTATAGGTTCAATTAATATGATTATAAATTCTACAGAAGTAAGGGCAATTAAGTCTAATGGTATATTCTATTTGCAAAAGAATATTAAGGCAGCTAAAAAAATAGCAAGTATAAATGATAAAGAAATTGTTTATTACAAAGATAAGATAAAAACGCTTCTTAAAGGTATGAAAGACATAGATTTGAGTACAAAAACAATAGGAATTATAAATATGTGGGGGGGTGTTTTTGAATTCATTTCTGTTATTTTTCTTTTAGAGGAAACAACCTATTATTCTATATCTCATAAAATAAAAAGAGAAAAAGAAAGGTTAATGGATCTTTACTACATTGTTGGGGAATTAGAAGCATTAATATCAATTTCAGGTTACGAACATAATCTGAAGGAGCAATGCACAAAACCTAAGTTTACAAAGACTATTAGTTTGAATATAAAGGATGGGGTACATCCTCTTATAGAGAATGCTGTTCCTAACTCAATTAACATAAAAAAAGGCGGAATTGTGCTTACAGGTACAAATATGGCTGGAAAATCCACATTTTTAAGAATGATGGGAGTAAATATAATTTTAGCTCAAAGTTTTAATTTTGCATTGGCTAAAGATTATGAAGCACCTTTCTTTAACATAGTTTCATCAATTAGCCCCAATGATGATTTAACAAAGGGAAAGAGTTTCTTTATGGCAGAGGTAGAATCTATACAACGTATAATTAAAGCTCTAGAAAAGGATGCACCTGTATTTTGTCCTATTGATGAGATATTTAGGGGTACAAACCCAATTGAAAAAATTTCTATGTCAGCAGCCATATTAACATATATAAACAATGGAAAAAGTATTTCAATTGTAGCTACACATGATAGAGAATTAGTTGATATTTTAAAAGAAAATTATGAGTTTTACTACTTTAGTGAAAAGGTTGATAACCACAAGGGTTTAAGCTTTGATTATAAGATTAAAAAGGGAGTTTCACAAACAAGAAATGCAATTAAACTTTTAGAATATATGCATTATCCAAAAGCAATAACAGATGCAGCATATAAAAGAGCTGAGACAATAGAAAAATAG
- a CDS encoding VanW family protein, with product MKKKVIIIIGVLILFSTFTFSGYSYIRVKYWDSLILPGVKIENEDLTGKTRKEAQTIINDKYASEVMKKKITIVTDEKKYIIDYKMLEAKYNVDQTVEQALTYGKDRNMFQKYKAITHPVSKQIKLTFEYNDKAVDKILKGIAKDIDKKAKNATITKDRGEQFVVTNDVIGKQLEVDKLKNDIKSKIDAGVSKDDDYIKAAVKDIKPKISEAALKTVNTRISRYTTNFSSSSEGRATNIALATGSINGKLLMPGDVFSFNDVVGERTALRGYKAAGVIIGDKLEQGLGGGICQVSSTLYNAMLSTSIVSAERIHHTISSGYIPKGQDATVDYGNLDYKFKNTFEYPIYIEGLLSNGNIHFNIYSNSTLTKRTYEIVNEVSEPTDPKTETIKDPTMYRGQSEIVKTGYAGFKVKVTRKTYENGKLVNTEIINQDTFHVINEVKKVGTKR from the coding sequence ATGAAAAAAAAAGTAATTATAATAATAGGAGTATTAATCTTATTTAGTACATTTACATTTAGTGGCTACTCTTATATTAGAGTGAAATATTGGGATTCTTTGATTTTACCTGGAGTTAAAATTGAAAATGAAGATTTAACAGGTAAAACTAGGAAAGAAGCGCAAACAATAATTAATGACAAATATGCTAGTGAGGTCATGAAGAAAAAAATTACTATAGTAACTGATGAAAAAAAATATATAATTGACTATAAAATGTTAGAGGCAAAGTACAATGTTGACCAAACAGTAGAACAAGCATTGACTTATGGGAAAGATAGGAATATGTTTCAAAAATACAAAGCCATAACACATCCTGTGAGTAAACAAATAAAACTAACCTTTGAATATAACGATAAGGCCGTTGACAAAATATTAAAGGGAATAGCTAAAGATATAGATAAAAAGGCAAAGAATGCAACTATAACTAAGGATAGGGGTGAACAATTTGTTGTTACAAATGATGTCATTGGAAAGCAGTTAGAAGTAGATAAATTAAAAAACGATATTAAAAGCAAAATTGATGCTGGCGTATCCAAGGATGATGATTATATAAAGGCTGCGGTTAAGGACATAAAACCTAAAATTTCAGAGGCAGCATTAAAGACAGTAAATACAAGGATATCAAGGTATACTACTAACTTTAGTAGCTCATCAGAGGGTAGAGCGACAAATATAGCATTAGCAACTGGGAGTATAAATGGGAAACTACTTATGCCGGGAGATGTTTTTAGTTTTAATGATGTTGTAGGAGAGAGAACTGCTTTAAGAGGGTACAAGGCAGCCGGTGTAATCATTGGTGATAAATTGGAACAGGGGTTAGGCGGAGGTATATGTCAAGTCTCATCTACTTTGTATAATGCAATGCTCTCAACTTCGATTGTTTCTGCAGAAAGAATTCATCATACAATATCATCGGGTTATATTCCGAAGGGACAAGATGCTACAGTTGATTATGGAAACCTTGATTATAAGTTTAAAAATACATTCGAGTATCCAATATATATTGAAGGCCTTTTGTCAAATGGAAACATACATTTCAATATATATTCTAACTCTACATTAACTAAAAGAACTTATGAAATAGTAAATGAGGTGTCAGAACCTACTGACCCTAAAACAGAAACTATAAAAGACCCAACAATGTATCGAGGTCAAAGTGAGATTGTAAAGACAGGTTATGCAGGTTTTAAGGTTAAAGTGACTAGAAAAACTTATGAAAATGGAAAGTTAGTTAATACTGAAATTATAAATCAAGATACGTTTCACGTTATAAATGAAGTTAAGAAAGTTGGAACTAAGAGATAA